In Bradyrhizobium sp. WBOS07, the genomic window TCGTGTACTCGCCGCGCTCGCTGCGATTGTAGATCGCGCGCAGGCTGCCGTCCCTCAAGTGCGCCAAGCCGAACTCACGCGCCTGGTGCAGCGAAGGGAAGTACACCATCACATTGAGCAGGCCGTCGGCGCTGATCGTGGCCGACACCACCTCGTTCTCGTCCTTGGCGTCACCGAAATTGCGCCGGTACATCACCCGGCCGTCCTTCCGGATCTCGTAGCTCAGGAGCGCGCCCTTGTCGCGGTCGGGCTTGGCGGCGCAGTCGACCGCCCACGAGCCGAGCAGGCCCCATTGCTCGATCGTCGCAGCCAGTGTCTCGGCACCGGCCGCAGGCGTCATCGCCGCCCACAGCAGCGCAGCCGGGATCCAACGGCTCAAACAACGCGTCATGTCCTTGAAGAACCCCGCCTCGAAGAATTCCAAAGTGTAGCATCCCGCCCGTTTGCGTCCATGGCCGCCGCCGATCACTCGCGAATTTGATCCGCGTCAATGAGCCCGGTCTTTTCCGGGGTAGGATAGCGTTTCCCGAAGGCGAACCTGGATAGACCAATGCTGAATCAAGTCATGGATTTTGCGGGCGAAGTGCTGCCGGGGAGCTGTGCCGTGCCGCCTTATTCCGAGACCGAGTTTCTGACCGAGCTGGGCGATCGCCTGCGGTCCTCGCGCATGCGCTGCGACCTGTCGCGCCGCGAGCTGGCCCGCCGTTCCGGGATCTCCGAGCGCTACATCGCCCAGATCGAGGCCGGCAAGGGCAACGTCTCGATCGTGCTTTTG contains:
- a CDS encoding helix-turn-helix domain-containing protein, with product MLNQVMDFAGEVLPGSCAVPPYSETEFLTELGDRLRSSRMRCDLSRRELARRSGISERYIAQIEAGKGNVSIVLLLRLASAIHGSRTQAA